The following coding sequences are from one Halorubrum sp. BOL3-1 window:
- a CDS encoding glycosyltransferase family 4 protein, translating to MKVSHYFEFEEHVTGGIAASVDHQRKMFDRVGIEYTTEPTLDADVLHLNVMGPRSVWHARRARKAGVPVVAHTHVTAEDFGDSFRFTNALARPLKPYLRRAYGLADLLVCPSEYNRDLIKEYADVPTTVISNGVDREKLDGFESLEDEYRERYDLSPPTVFLVGHVIKRKGLETFVETAHRTPDVDFAWFGPIDRSLKGRETTRLIDEAPDNCTFTGFIDDIRGAYAAGDVFCFPTHEENEGIALLEAMAAGKPVVVRDIETFSWLEDGKDCLKVGESAGDDRHDSDSGHDDSGPDPVGRGDNAEGFVDAIDELRDPDRRAELGANAAARSGGFSLDAIAERYRSLYDELA from the coding sequence ATGAAAGTCAGCCACTACTTCGAGTTCGAGGAGCACGTCACCGGCGGTATCGCCGCCTCCGTCGACCACCAGCGGAAGATGTTCGATCGGGTGGGAATCGAGTACACCACGGAGCCGACGCTCGACGCCGACGTGCTCCACCTCAACGTGATGGGACCGCGCTCGGTCTGGCACGCGCGCCGCGCCCGGAAGGCGGGCGTCCCGGTCGTCGCGCACACCCACGTCACCGCAGAGGACTTCGGTGACAGCTTCCGGTTCACCAACGCGCTCGCGCGGCCGCTCAAGCCGTACCTGCGGCGCGCGTACGGGCTCGCCGACCTACTCGTCTGCCCCTCCGAGTACAACCGCGACCTGATCAAAGAGTACGCGGACGTCCCGACGACGGTGATCTCGAACGGCGTCGACCGCGAGAAGTTAGACGGGTTCGAGTCGCTCGAAGACGAGTACCGCGAGCGATACGACCTCTCCCCGCCGACGGTGTTCCTCGTCGGGCACGTGATCAAGCGGAAGGGGTTAGAGACGTTCGTCGAGACGGCTCACCGAACCCCCGACGTCGACTTCGCGTGGTTCGGTCCGATAGACCGGTCGCTGAAGGGACGCGAGACGACTCGTCTCATCGACGAGGCGCCCGACAACTGTACGTTCACAGGATTCATCGACGACATCCGCGGCGCGTACGCCGCGGGCGACGTCTTCTGTTTCCCGACCCACGAGGAGAACGAGGGGATCGCGCTGTTGGAGGCGATGGCGGCCGGGAAGCCGGTCGTCGTCCGCGACATCGAGACGTTCTCGTGGCTAGAAGACGGGAAAGACTGTCTCAAGGTTGGCGAGAGTGCCGGCGACGACCGGCACGACAGCGACAGCGGACACGACGACAGCGGGCCCGACCCCGTCGGCCGCGGCGACAACGCGGAGGGGTTCGTCGACGCCATCGACGAACTGCGCGACCCGGACCGGCGGGCGGAACTCGGAGCCAACGCCGCCGCGCGCAGCGGGGGGTTCTCGCTCGACGCGATCGCCGAGCGGTACCGGTCGCTGTACGACGAACTGGCCTGA
- the proC gene encoding pyrroline-5-carboxylate reductase produces the protein MGSALLGGLARAGGYHLTAIDLDPEALAAVEDVVDETTDDSAAARDADVAILAVKPDVAEVVLDDLDLRPDQRLVTLAAGLPREFVAERTDADVVRIMPNLAAETGNMAAAATTAGLTDEVRALLDDVGEFVEIDESLMDVSTAVNGSGPAFAFFLIDAVKRAGIDGGLDPEQAETLAAQTFKGAAETVLRDDRSVDELIDAVCSPNGTTIEGMEVLWDSDADAAVEEAVAAAERRSRELAEAFDDA, from the coding sequence ATGGGGAGTGCCCTGCTCGGGGGACTCGCCCGCGCGGGGGGGTACCACCTCACGGCGATCGATCTCGACCCCGAGGCGCTGGCCGCGGTCGAGGACGTCGTCGACGAGACAACTGACGACTCGGCGGCGGCGCGCGACGCGGACGTCGCCATCCTCGCGGTGAAGCCGGACGTCGCGGAAGTCGTCCTTGACGACCTCGACCTCCGACCGGACCAGCGGCTCGTGACGCTGGCCGCCGGCCTTCCCCGCGAGTTCGTCGCGGAGCGCACCGACGCCGACGTGGTCCGGATCATGCCGAACCTCGCGGCGGAGACGGGGAACATGGCCGCGGCGGCGACGACTGCGGGCCTCACCGACGAGGTTCGCGCCCTGCTCGACGACGTCGGGGAGTTCGTCGAGATCGACGAGTCGCTGATGGACGTCTCGACCGCCGTCAACGGCTCGGGTCCCGCGTTCGCCTTCTTCCTGATCGACGCGGTGAAGCGGGCCGGGATCGACGGCGGACTCGACCCCGAGCAGGCGGAGACGCTGGCGGCCCAGACGTTCAAGGGCGCCGCCGAGACGGTGCTGCGAGACGACCGCAGCGTCGACGAGCTGATCGACGCGGTCTGCTCCCCGAACGGGACGACGATAGAGGGCATGGAGGTACTGTGGGACAGCGACGCGGACGCGGCGGTCGAGGAGGCCGTCGCCGCGGCCGAGCGCCGGTCCCGCGAGCTTGCAGAGGCGTTCGACGATGCCTGA